The following proteins are encoded in a genomic region of Anomaloglossus baeobatrachus isolate aAnoBae1 chromosome 6, aAnoBae1.hap1, whole genome shotgun sequence:
- the CAVIN4 gene encoding caveolae-associated protein 4, whose product MDHRETTSDSININRLSVVSEDDEDHDSALTIVTVLDKVATIVETVQASQKRIEERHREMENAIKTIQIDLLKLAQAHSNTTYTVNKLLEKTRKVSSNVKDVRSRVDKQSDQVLKVESKQEEMLRKNKFRVVIFQEDIECPTKLSVAKESSLDGLLRDKLYPPNDLSSDEEYEIPESKTSRLKKSGKQRIDNIKKAFSKESMQKTKQNFGKKVNRIRTRIVTPERRERIRQSGERLKQSGERFKQSIVKAAPKKETFKMKKKDKQRTTAEGQEGEKEDAESISEGPLVEPISEVTYTEVVTVKKKKKKDDDKAELLPDQEEEKTAKVSEKPLLKLETKLDAEETPLVDIKLS is encoded by the exons ATGGATCATCGTGAAACTACTTCTGATAGCATAAACATCAACCGTTTATCGGTTGTATCGGAAGATGATGAAGACCACGATTCTGCCTTAACTATCGTTACTGTTCTTGACAAAGTAGCTACCATTGTGGAGACTGTGCAAGCCAGCCAGAAAAGAATTGAAGAACGTCACAGAGAAATGGAGAATGCCATCAAGACTATCCAGATAGACCTCCTGAAACTTGCACAGGCACACAGCAACACCACCTACACTGTTAACAAATTACTTGAGAAGACCCGTAAAGTAAGCTCCAATGTAAAAGATGTAAGATCTCGGGTCGATAAACAGAGTGATCAAGTCCTAAAAGTAGAATCCAAGCAGGAGGAGATGCTGAGAAAGAACAAATTCAGAGTTGTCATTTTCCAG GAAGATATCGAGTGCCCTACAAAACTGAGTGTTGCTAAAGAATCGTCGTTGGACGGGCTTCTTCGGGATAAACTTTACCCTCCAAATGACCTTTCCTCTGATGAAGAATATGAAATTCCAGAATCCAAGACCTCACGTCTGAAAAAATCTGGAAAGCAACGAATCGATAATATCAAAAAAGCATTTTCTAAGGAAAGCatgcaaaaaacaaaacagaattttGGAAAGAAAGTAAACCGGATTCGCACAAGAATAGTGACtccagaaaggagagagagaataaGGCAGTCTGGTGAAAGGCTTAAACAGTCTGGTGAGAGATTCAAGCAGTCTATAGTAAAGGCCGCACCTAAAAAGGAAACATTTAAAATGAAGAAGAAGGATAAACAACGCACTACTGCGGAAGGCCAAGAAGGTGAGAAAGAAGATGCTGAATCCATCTCGGAAGGTCCCTTAGTTGAGCCTATCTCAGAAGTCACTTACACTGAAGTGGtcactgtaaagaagaagaagaaaaaggatgATGATAAGGCTGAACTTTTACCAGACCAAGAAGAGGAGAAAACGGCTAAAGTCTCAGAAAAACCTCTACTTAAACTGGAAACAAAATTAGATGCCGAAGAGACCCCACTTGTAGACATCAAGCTATCATAG